Proteins from one Microbacterium faecale genomic window:
- the fgd gene encoding glucose-6-phosphate dehydrogenase (coenzyme-F420) → MTVPFRFGYKASSEQFAPRELVDYAVGAEENGFDSAFLSDHFQPWMHDGGHAPATLPWLGAAGEATKRILLGTSVLTPTFRYHPGVIAQAFGTLGLLYPGRMILGVGTGEALNEVTLGQNWPDPPERFQRMKEAILMIRELWREERVTYEGNYYTVNNATVYDRPEQEVPIYIGASGPAATRLAGRMADGWITTSGKANELYTDKLIPAFDEGIRKADRNKDDVDRMLEVKVSFRPDRDAALENTRFWAPLALTPDEKMGVDDPVEMQRLAQELPTERAASRFIVSDDPEEHVAQIQRYLDLGFTHLVFHDPGHDQETFLELYGREVLPRLRAAVA, encoded by the coding sequence ATGACGGTCCCCTTCCGATTCGGCTACAAGGCCTCCTCCGAACAGTTCGCCCCGCGCGAGCTCGTCGACTACGCGGTCGGCGCTGAGGAGAACGGGTTCGACTCCGCGTTCCTCAGCGACCACTTCCAGCCGTGGATGCACGACGGCGGGCACGCTCCCGCCACCCTGCCGTGGCTCGGCGCCGCGGGCGAGGCCACGAAACGGATCCTGCTGGGTACCTCCGTCCTCACCCCCACTTTCCGCTACCACCCGGGTGTCATCGCGCAGGCCTTCGGCACGCTCGGTCTGCTCTACCCGGGCCGCATGATCCTCGGCGTGGGCACGGGAGAGGCGCTGAACGAGGTCACGCTCGGCCAGAACTGGCCGGACCCGCCCGAGCGCTTCCAGCGGATGAAAGAGGCGATCCTCATGATCCGCGAGCTGTGGCGCGAGGAACGCGTGACGTACGAGGGGAATTACTACACCGTCAACAACGCCACGGTCTATGACCGCCCGGAGCAGGAGGTCCCGATCTACATCGGCGCCTCCGGCCCGGCCGCCACGCGACTGGCCGGGCGCATGGCCGACGGCTGGATCACGACGAGCGGAAAGGCGAACGAGCTCTACACCGACAAGCTCATCCCGGCCTTCGACGAGGGGATCCGCAAGGCCGACCGCAACAAGGACGACGTCGACCGCATGCTCGAGGTGAAGGTGTCATTCCGCCCGGACCGCGACGCGGCGCTCGAGAACACGCGCTTCTGGGCTCCCCTCGCGCTCACTCCGGACGAGAAGATGGGCGTCGACGACCCCGTGGAGATGCAGCGGTTGGCGCAGGAGCTGCCCACCGAACGCGCCGCGAGCCGGTTCATCGTGTCGGACGACCCCGAGGAGCACGTCGCGCAGATCCAGCGCTATCTCGACCTCGGCTTCACGCATCTCGTGTTCCACGACCCGGGCCACGACCAGGAGACCTTCCTCGAACTGTACGGTCGCGAGGTTCTCCCCCGCCTCCGCGCCGCGGTAGCCTGA
- a CDS encoding TIGR03620 family F420-dependent LLM class oxidoreductase, producing the protein MSRQQFGTYGVWLAERTWVPGTAAVAERLGYRTLWIGGSPAAELESVEAVLNETESVTVATGIVNIWNADPVEVAASYLRLEDAHPGRFVLGIGSGHREATPERVRPLAAMRAYLDTLDAEGVPTDARLLAALGDKTLALAAERSLGAHPYLTTPAHTKHARGILGDAVLAPELKVSLAADADTARETARAYLARYFGLDNYTGTLKRFGFDDAAFVGGGTDELVDVVAANPTADIAAAALRAHLDAGADHIAVQPIGSDVLGDLERVADSLGLTDA; encoded by the coding sequence GTGAGCAGACAACAGTTCGGAACGTACGGCGTGTGGCTGGCCGAGCGGACCTGGGTGCCCGGCACCGCCGCGGTCGCTGAGCGCCTCGGCTACCGCACCCTCTGGATCGGCGGTTCTCCCGCGGCCGAGCTCGAGAGCGTCGAGGCCGTGCTGAACGAGACCGAGAGCGTCACCGTCGCGACGGGCATCGTCAACATCTGGAACGCGGATCCGGTCGAGGTCGCCGCCTCTTACCTGCGGCTTGAAGACGCCCACCCAGGGCGGTTCGTACTCGGCATCGGATCGGGCCACCGGGAGGCGACGCCGGAGCGCGTCCGCCCGCTCGCGGCGATGCGCGCCTACCTCGATACGCTCGACGCCGAGGGCGTGCCGACTGACGCGCGCCTGCTCGCGGCGCTCGGCGACAAGACGCTGGCGCTCGCCGCCGAGCGGTCGCTCGGGGCGCACCCGTACCTGACGACTCCCGCGCACACGAAGCACGCTCGCGGGATCCTCGGTGATGCTGTGCTCGCGCCTGAGCTGAAGGTGTCACTCGCAGCCGACGCCGACACCGCGCGCGAGACCGCGCGGGCCTACCTCGCGCGATACTTCGGCCTCGACAATTACACGGGCACGCTGAAGCGGTTCGGGTTCGACGACGCCGCGTTCGTCGGCGGCGGCACGGACGAACTCGTCGACGTCGTCGCCGCGAACCCTACGGCCGATATCGCGGCGGCCGCACTGCGCGCCCACCTCGACGCCGGTGCCGACCACATCGCGGTCCAGCCCATCGGCAGTGACGTCCTCGGAGACCTCGAGCGCGTCGCCGACAGCCTCGGCCTCACCGACGCTTAG
- the cofG gene encoding 7,8-didemethyl-8-hydroxy-5-deazariboflavin synthase CofG codes for MTTLVSPALTRAIDRAERGERLGTDDAEALLTAGGSDLDRLLERASAVRDEGLRDAGRPGVITYSRKVFIPLTTLCRDRCHYCVFVDTPGQLLAQRKPAYMSEQQVLAVARQGQAMGCKEALLTLGDRPEDRWPEARAWLDAHGYSSTLDYVGAMARRIREETGLLPHLNPGVMHPEELAELRDVAPSMGVMLETTSRALFENRGEVHYGSPDKDPAVRLKLLDDAGRARIPFTTGILVGIGETIRDRAESMIALRDAHEKHGHLQEIIVQNFRAKPRTAMQNAPDAQLLEYVAAVAVMRLVFGPKMRIQVPPNLQDLVELDLLARAGADDWGGVSPLTADHVNPERPWPHLDDLADHTAKLGFTLRERLTAHPEFRGDEWISPALRASVDALADPTTGLARENTTPQGANPRPRARIVRDSPDVPDSGPTPIGSPEFAAPGGRNTANSGDPFGGAGGESAAGATRGGDGGGSAPGGLIAAVIERASQDPSAVEDDEWVRLLTATGDELDAVVQAADDVRRYTVGEAVSIVDNRNIASTLFGSADPGGYDLDELAAMARDATDLGLTEICVQGMVPGDASGYLDIARTISREAPGVHLHAFRPQDVADLADRAGLGLSGALTAMRDAGVDTVPGTGVKILSERVRALVAPGDLEIDRWIETITAAHRAGFSSTSVLFYGHVETAAERVAHLRELIRIQRETRGFTEFVPIPIPGWGRPLVEGRATIDEHRAMVAVSRLMLTGIIPHIQLPWTRLGLDQTRELLNAGGDDLGGTLRDGRVGPLSGVEAGQELTLDAARALVKPLFRPLRHRTTTYGEVGSA; via the coding sequence ATGACGACGCTGGTTTCCCCCGCTCTCACACGTGCCATCGACCGGGCCGAGCGCGGCGAACGTCTCGGCACCGACGACGCCGAGGCGCTGCTGACCGCGGGCGGGTCAGACCTCGATCGGCTCCTCGAACGCGCGTCCGCGGTGCGCGACGAGGGGCTGCGTGACGCCGGGCGGCCGGGCGTCATCACTTACTCGCGCAAGGTGTTCATCCCGCTGACGACCCTCTGCCGCGACCGCTGCCATTACTGCGTGTTCGTCGACACCCCGGGGCAGTTGCTCGCCCAGCGCAAGCCGGCGTACATGAGCGAGCAGCAGGTGCTCGCCGTCGCGCGTCAGGGCCAGGCGATGGGGTGCAAGGAGGCGCTGCTCACCCTCGGCGATCGTCCCGAGGATCGCTGGCCCGAGGCGCGCGCGTGGCTCGACGCGCACGGCTACTCCTCGACGCTCGACTACGTCGGAGCGATGGCACGGCGCATCCGCGAAGAGACCGGCCTGTTGCCGCACCTGAATCCCGGCGTGATGCACCCCGAGGAGTTGGCGGAGCTGCGCGACGTCGCCCCCTCGATGGGGGTCATGCTCGAGACGACCTCGCGTGCGCTGTTCGAGAACCGCGGCGAGGTGCACTACGGATCCCCCGACAAGGATCCGGCCGTCCGGCTGAAACTGCTCGACGACGCGGGCCGCGCGCGGATCCCGTTCACCACGGGGATCCTCGTGGGCATCGGCGAGACGATTCGCGATCGCGCCGAGTCGATGATCGCGCTGCGTGACGCGCACGAAAAGCACGGGCACCTGCAAGAGATCATCGTGCAGAACTTCCGTGCGAAGCCCCGCACCGCGATGCAGAACGCGCCCGACGCGCAACTGCTCGAGTACGTCGCCGCGGTGGCCGTGATGCGGCTCGTGTTCGGGCCGAAGATGCGGATCCAGGTGCCGCCGAACCTGCAGGATCTCGTAGAGCTCGACCTGCTCGCGCGCGCCGGCGCCGATGACTGGGGCGGGGTGTCACCGCTGACAGCGGATCACGTCAACCCCGAGCGCCCCTGGCCGCACCTCGACGACCTCGCTGACCACACCGCAAAGCTCGGCTTCACGCTCCGCGAGCGGTTGACCGCGCACCCGGAGTTCCGCGGCGACGAGTGGATCTCCCCAGCGCTTCGGGCATCCGTGGATGCGCTCGCGGATCCCACGACCGGCCTCGCCCGTGAGAACACCACACCGCAGGGCGCCAACCCGCGCCCGCGCGCCCGGATCGTCCGCGATTCTCCGGACGTCCCGGACTCCGGCCCCACCCCCATTGGGTCGCCAGAGTTTGCCGCCCCCGGGGGCCGCAACACCGCAAACTCTGGCGACCCATTTGGTGGGGCCGGCGGAGAGAGCGCTGCGGGGGCGACGCGCGGCGGGGACGGCGGCGGTAGCGCGCCCGGCGGGCTGATCGCGGCAGTCATCGAGCGGGCATCGCAGGATCCGAGCGCCGTCGAGGACGACGAGTGGGTCCGACTGCTCACCGCGACCGGCGATGAACTCGACGCCGTCGTGCAGGCCGCCGATGACGTGCGCCGCTACACGGTCGGCGAGGCCGTCAGCATCGTCGACAATCGCAACATCGCCTCGACGCTGTTCGGCTCGGCGGATCCGGGTGGTTACGACCTCGACGAGCTCGCCGCAATGGCGCGCGATGCGACCGACCTCGGGCTCACGGAGATCTGCGTGCAGGGCATGGTGCCCGGCGACGCGAGCGGGTACCTCGACATCGCACGCACGATCTCCCGCGAGGCCCCGGGGGTCCATCTGCACGCCTTCCGCCCGCAGGACGTGGCGGACCTCGCCGATCGCGCGGGGCTCGGCCTATCGGGCGCCCTGACGGCGATGCGCGACGCCGGCGTCGACACGGTGCCGGGCACGGGAGTCAAGATCCTCAGCGAACGTGTACGCGCGCTCGTCGCCCCGGGTGACCTTGAGATCGACCGGTGGATCGAGACGATCACGGCCGCGCACCGCGCCGGATTCTCCTCGACCTCGGTGCTGTTCTACGGGCACGTCGAGACCGCCGCCGAGCGCGTGGCGCACCTGCGCGAGCTCATCCGGATCCAGCGTGAGACCCGTGGCTTCACCGAGTTCGTGCCGATCCCGATTCCGGGGTGGGGGCGCCCCCTCGTCGAGGGGCGGGCGACGATCGACGAGCACCGCGCGATGGTCGCCGTCTCGCGGCTCATGCTGACCGGGATCATCCCCCACATCCAGCTGCCCTGGACCCGGCTCGGGCTCGATCAGACGCGCGAGCTGCTGAACGCGGGCGGCGACGACCTCGGCGGCACGCTGCGCGACGGCCGCGTCGGCCCCCTCAGCGGCGTCGAGGCCGGGCAGGAACTGACCCTCGATGCGGCCCGCGCGCTCGTGAAGCCGCTGTTCCGTCCGCTCCGGCATCGCACCACGACCTACGGCGAGGTCGGATCCGCATGA
- the cofC gene encoding 2-phospho-L-lactate guanylyltransferase: MLWSVVIPVKTTQSGKSRLEISGADRPQLALAIALDTVAAAASAQAVGEVVVVTSDADVQAGVEQIDGATWIPDPGMSLNGAARAGLERASHEARAVMLGDLPALTAADLDDALARATGQERAVVPDAEGSGSVLVTWRVPGAHEAHFGTDSAAKHADAGHTVLDVPASSTLRRDVDTAEQLEVAAALGLGPRTTALLEAARAA, from the coding sequence ATGCTCTGGAGCGTTGTCATCCCGGTGAAGACGACCCAGTCCGGTAAATCCCGGCTGGAGATCTCTGGCGCCGATCGTCCGCAGCTTGCGCTCGCGATCGCGCTCGACACCGTCGCCGCCGCAGCGAGCGCGCAGGCGGTCGGCGAGGTCGTCGTCGTCACGAGCGACGCCGACGTGCAGGCGGGCGTCGAGCAGATCGACGGCGCCACCTGGATCCCGGACCCCGGCATGAGCCTCAACGGCGCGGCTCGTGCCGGCCTGGAACGCGCCTCCCACGAGGCCCGCGCGGTGATGCTTGGCGACCTGCCGGCGCTGACTGCGGCGGATCTCGACGACGCACTCGCACGCGCGACCGGCCAGGAGCGCGCGGTCGTTCCGGATGCCGAAGGGTCCGGATCCGTGCTCGTCACCTGGCGCGTGCCGGGCGCGCACGAGGCGCACTTCGGCACGGACTCGGCAGCGAAGCACGCGGACGCCGGTCATACCGTGTTGGACGTGCCGGCCTCCTCGACCCTGCGACGCGACGTCGACACCGCGGAGCAGCTTGAGGTGGCCGCCGCGCTCGGTCTCGGCCCGCGCACGACCGCGTTGCTGGAAGCAGCTCGCGCGGCATAG
- a CDS encoding flavin-containing monooxygenase: MTLRVDAVIVGAGFAGIAQALALREAGIESFVILEREGRIGGTWRDNTYPGIACDVPSHLYSLASHPWPHWTRAFAPGGEIQAYLERIVADEGLDQHLLLGTALTDARWEDGAWQLSISRPVQESGSRAIPASESAGSGDIGAGLPSSGGREVVADHLVLAAGRLTEPQIPDIRGLGTFVGPLFHSSRWDHDALPHGDLAGRRIAVVGTGASAVQLVPELARRGAEVTLFQRTPAWIVPREDHPVDTADRQRLTDEPDALTELRERLYAEGEARYASRSGDPDAAAAARDVALAHLARQVPDPGLRRALTPDYAFGCKRVLLSDDFYPAIASGRVTLEPSALFEVRGSTLIAASGRTLDADALVLATGFATTRQPYAGLVTGERGQTLDEHWRTGMTAVASTLVSGFPNLFVVNGPNASLGHNSSILVSEAQAEFAASLIAERQSAPFAYPAPVRVTEAAERASTDEIALRAATTPWLTGGCSNWYVDDRSGRLALLWPGTVADFRARLERARSALTEGVTT, translated from the coding sequence ATGACACTGCGCGTGGATGCCGTCATCGTCGGCGCCGGGTTCGCCGGAATCGCGCAGGCGCTCGCGCTGCGCGAGGCCGGTATCGAGTCGTTCGTCATCCTCGAGCGCGAAGGCCGCATCGGCGGCACGTGGCGCGACAACACGTATCCGGGCATCGCCTGTGACGTGCCGTCGCACCTCTACTCCCTCGCGTCGCATCCCTGGCCTCACTGGACGCGGGCGTTCGCCCCGGGCGGCGAGATCCAGGCGTACCTCGAGCGGATCGTCGCCGACGAGGGCCTCGACCAGCACCTGCTGCTCGGCACGGCACTCACCGACGCCCGCTGGGAGGACGGCGCCTGGCAGCTCTCGATCTCCCGCCCCGTGCAGGAGTCCGGCAGTCGTGCGATCCCGGCGTCCGAATCGGCCGGATCTGGTGACATCGGGGCAGGACTGCCGTCCTCCGGCGGCCGCGAAGTCGTCGCCGACCACCTCGTGCTGGCGGCCGGCCGCCTGACCGAGCCGCAGATCCCCGACATCCGCGGCCTCGGCACGTTCGTCGGGCCCCTGTTCCACTCCTCTCGATGGGATCACGACGCGCTGCCCCACGGCGATCTGGCGGGCCGGCGCATCGCGGTCGTCGGCACCGGAGCCTCGGCGGTGCAGCTCGTCCCCGAACTCGCCCGCCGCGGCGCCGAGGTCACGCTGTTCCAGCGCACGCCGGCGTGGATCGTGCCGCGCGAGGACCACCCCGTCGACACCGCCGACCGCCAGCGACTGACGGACGAACCGGACGCCCTCACGGAGCTGCGCGAGCGCCTCTACGCCGAGGGCGAGGCACGATACGCGTCGCGCTCCGGGGATCCTGATGCCGCGGCCGCCGCACGCGACGTCGCCCTCGCGCACCTCGCGCGGCAGGTGCCGGATCCGGGACTGCGGCGCGCGCTCACCCCCGACTACGCGTTCGGATGCAAGCGCGTGCTGCTCAGCGACGACTTCTATCCCGCGATCGCGAGCGGACGCGTCACGCTCGAGCCGTCGGCGCTCTTCGAGGTGCGCGGATCCACACTGATCGCGGCCTCGGGGCGCACTCTCGACGCCGACGCCCTCGTCCTGGCCACCGGGTTCGCGACGACCCGCCAGCCGTACGCTGGCCTCGTCACGGGCGAACGCGGACAGACGCTCGACGAGCACTGGCGCACCGGCATGACGGCCGTCGCGTCGACGCTCGTGTCCGGCTTCCCCAACCTCTTCGTCGTGAACGGCCCGAACGCGTCGCTCGGCCACAACTCCTCGATCCTCGTGTCGGAGGCGCAGGCGGAGTTCGCCGCCTCGCTCATCGCCGAGCGTCAGTCGGCGCCGTTCGCGTACCCCGCACCGGTGCGGGTCACGGAGGCGGCGGAGCGCGCGTCGACCGACGAAATCGCCCTCCGCGCCGCGACCACCCCCTGGCTGACGGGCGGCTGCAGCAACTGGTACGTTGATGATCGCAGCGGGCGGCTCGCGCTGCTGTGGCCCGGCACGGTCGCCGATTTCCGCGCCCGCCTCGAGCGAGCCCGGTCCGCCCTCACCGAAGGAGTCACGACATGA
- a CDS encoding enoyl-CoA hydratase/isomerase family protein translates to MTETLDDERVLVRKHGSVGRITLDRPRAIGAVDTAMVRAIAAGLRRWREDSDIDTVLLDATSDRGFCAGGDIRSLHEAISAGNRDAAEEFFRTEYALNAAIAEHPQPVVAVADGITMGGGIGLAGHAQVRIVTETSRLAMPETRIGFTPDVGGSWLLAHAPGRLGEYLALTSDTMDAADALYAGFADHFVWRKDLPGVIEALETRADPDTPGQLLWLFDETPDESDLVVAREWIDDAFSRQTLLEVRERLRELADEPRFAGSGRSPAAALAALEERPPTSLAVTLAAIRSARALPNLRAALDQEFRLVMWFVATQPDMLEGIRAQMIDKDQDPHWSPARLEDLPDDIVGRAFAHEVVPLRH, encoded by the coding sequence GTGACCGAGACACTCGACGACGAACGCGTTCTCGTGCGCAAGCACGGATCCGTGGGACGCATCACGCTCGACCGCCCACGGGCGATCGGAGCTGTCGACACGGCGATGGTGCGAGCGATCGCGGCTGGGCTCCGGCGTTGGCGTGAGGACTCCGACATCGACACCGTGCTCCTGGATGCGACCAGTGACCGAGGCTTCTGCGCGGGAGGCGACATCCGCAGCCTGCACGAGGCGATCTCCGCGGGCAACCGCGACGCGGCCGAGGAGTTCTTCCGCACGGAGTATGCCCTCAACGCCGCCATCGCCGAGCACCCCCAGCCGGTCGTCGCCGTCGCCGACGGCATCACGATGGGCGGCGGCATCGGCCTCGCCGGTCACGCGCAGGTGCGCATCGTCACGGAGACCTCGCGCCTCGCGATGCCCGAGACGCGCATCGGGTTCACGCCCGACGTCGGGGGATCCTGGCTGCTCGCCCACGCGCCGGGGCGGCTCGGCGAGTACCTGGCCCTGACGAGCGACACGATGGACGCGGCTGACGCGCTCTACGCCGGCTTCGCGGATCATTTCGTCTGGCGCAAGGATCTGCCCGGCGTCATCGAGGCGCTCGAGACCCGCGCTGACCCGGATACTCCCGGTCAGCTGCTGTGGCTGTTCGACGAGACGCCGGACGAGAGCGACCTCGTCGTTGCGCGCGAATGGATCGACGACGCCTTCTCGCGGCAGACGCTCCTCGAGGTGCGCGAGCGGCTTCGCGAGCTCGCCGACGAACCGCGTTTCGCCGGATCCGGTCGGTCGCCCGCGGCAGCGCTCGCCGCGCTCGAGGAGCGACCGCCGACGTCCCTCGCCGTCACGCTCGCCGCGATCCGCTCGGCCCGCGCACTGCCGAACCTCCGCGCTGCACTCGACCAGGAGTTCCGCCTCGTGATGTGGTTCGTCGCCACGCAGCCCGACATGCTCGAGGGGATCCGCGCGCAGATGATCGACAAGGATCAGGATCCCCACTGGTCACCCGCGCGGCTCGAGGATCTGCCCGACGACATCGTCGGACGCGCCTTCGCGCACGAAGTGGTTCCTCTGCGGCACTGA
- a CDS encoding ABC transporter ATP-binding protein, which yields MSDGKVIEFADVTMVFGDVPAVDGLTARVDPGRVTAFLGPNGAGKTTTLRVLLGDLRPSRGRATIGGSEYQRIARPAASIGAVMSLLPLEKARRKTVAKYLERQARRVGVGVGRVREVLTIVGLAEMADMRIGNLSLGMKHRLAVAEALLGDPSVLVFDEPANGLDPEGIRWIRLLMRRFADEGRTVLMSSHVLSEVEQVADALLVLNQGSLLFEGPIELLSEAESGPVTVDAEDRDELLAVLDDAGLDYRILRSGITIDSTTTAEVGSLAAKRGLALTTLTHRGPSLEDIYLRIIDGTWTAPARTAALSPSHFAADAPGDDAAEGAGDAHSGTADSGTDDTEGEAGIKPADATAESADEDARSNEADTAAIVGAVGVAGASGAADAAGITDDREDDADDAAIEDAQGADAELFEGDADANTSNPADDTHEGDAHEASDDTTPDGTDPAGADTDTGTDADVDTGADADAGTNADVDADASLDADAADTATPHAAGAVGGLPGLAGLAGLAQGLRAGDEDGVGNDEDDPSAGAVSPSLRAAFERAGQLERDADDIESDIEAREARADAGDDWEAQLRALFDDESDTSADNDAFPTANFEVPGRD from the coding sequence GTGAGCGACGGCAAGGTGATCGAGTTCGCCGACGTGACCATGGTCTTCGGCGATGTCCCGGCCGTCGACGGGCTTACCGCCCGCGTCGACCCCGGGCGCGTGACGGCGTTCCTGGGTCCGAACGGCGCTGGAAAGACGACGACGCTCCGCGTGCTCCTGGGCGACTTGCGCCCGTCGCGTGGCCGGGCGACGATCGGCGGATCCGAGTACCAGCGGATCGCGCGGCCCGCCGCGTCGATTGGTGCGGTGATGTCACTGCTCCCGCTCGAGAAGGCGCGCCGCAAGACGGTCGCGAAGTACCTCGAGCGCCAGGCGCGACGCGTCGGCGTCGGCGTCGGACGGGTGCGCGAGGTGCTGACGATCGTTGGGCTCGCCGAGATGGCCGACATGCGCATCGGCAACTTGTCGCTCGGGATGAAGCACCGGCTCGCCGTCGCGGAGGCGCTGCTCGGCGATCCGAGCGTGCTCGTGTTCGACGAGCCCGCGAACGGCCTCGACCCGGAGGGGATCCGGTGGATCCGCCTGCTCATGCGTCGCTTCGCCGACGAGGGGCGCACTGTGCTGATGTCGTCGCACGTACTCAGCGAGGTCGAGCAGGTCGCCGACGCCTTGCTCGTGCTGAATCAAGGCAGCCTGCTCTTCGAGGGGCCGATCGAGCTGCTCAGCGAAGCCGAGAGCGGTCCCGTCACGGTCGACGCGGAGGATCGCGACGAGCTGCTGGCGGTGCTCGACGACGCTGGACTCGACTATCGCATCCTGCGCTCGGGCATCACGATCGACAGCACGACGACGGCCGAGGTCGGATCCCTCGCGGCGAAACGCGGCTTGGCACTCACGACCCTCACGCATCGCGGTCCCTCGCTCGAGGACATCTACCTGCGGATCATCGACGGCACGTGGACCGCGCCCGCGCGCACCGCCGCGCTGTCGCCGTCGCACTTTGCCGCGGACGCGCCGGGCGACGACGCGGCCGAGGGTGCGGGAGACGCGCATTCGGGCACGGCCGATTCGGGCACGGACGACACGGAAGGCGAAGCTGGCATCAAGCCCGCTGACGCCACGGCGGAATCAGCTGACGAGGACGCCCGCTCGAACGAGGCGGACACCGCCGCGATCGTTGGCGCCGTCGGGGTCGCCGGTGCGAGCGGCGCCGCGGACGCGGCAGGCATCACCGACGACCGCGAAGACGACGCGGACGACGCCGCGATTGAGGACGCGCAAGGCGCCGACGCAGAGCTCTTCGAAGGCGACGCCGACGCCAACACGTCGAATCCTGCCGACGACACGCACGAGGGCGACGCACACGAGGCGTCGGACGACACCACGCCGGACGGCACGGACCCTGCGGGCGCGGACACCGACACGGGTACGGACGCCGATGTCGACACCGGCGCCGACGCGGATGCGGGTACCAACGCGGACGTAGACGCAGACGCCAGCCTCGACGCAGACGCGGCAGACACCGCCACGCCCCATGCGGCCGGTGCCGTCGGGGGACTGCCGGGCCTCGCCGGGCTGGCCGGACTCGCGCAGGGCCTGCGCGCGGGTGACGAAGACGGCGTCGGCAATGACGAAGACGACCCCTCGGCCGGAGCGGTATCTCCCTCGTTGCGCGCCGCGTTCGAACGCGCGGGCCAGCTCGAGCGCGACGCCGACGACATCGAGTCGGACATCGAGGCGCGGGAAGCGCGCGCCGACGCGGGGGACGACTGGGAGGCGCAGCTACGCGCGCTGTTCGACGACGAGTCAGATACCTCCGCCGACAACGACGCGTTCCCGACCGCCAACTTCGAGGTGCCCGGGCGCGACTGA